One window of the Sparus aurata chromosome 17, fSpaAur1.1, whole genome shotgun sequence genome contains the following:
- the ubr5 gene encoding E3 ubiquitin-protein ligase UBR5 isoform X8: MTSIHFVVHPLPGTEDQLNDRLREVSEKLNKYSYNSHPHLSLLEQATLKQCVVGPNHAGFLLEDGRVCRISFAVQPDRLELSKPDGSDGSKLSSGSGTGRSSRPGRTSDPPWFLSGSDTLGRLAGNTLGSRWSSGVNGGSGGGGSGGGAGGGGAGGGSSGGGGSGGGGGGGGTSGRSSTAARDSRRQTRVIRTGRDRGSGLLGSQPQPVIPASVIPEELITQAQVVLQGKSRSVIIRELQRTNLDVNLAVNNLLSRDDEDGDDGDDTASESYLPGEDLMSLLDADIHSAHPSVIIDADAMFSEDISYFGYPSFRRSSLSRLGSSRVLLLPLERDSELLRERESVLRLRERRWLDGASFDTERGSTSREGEPSLDKKSIPVQSPVSLGEELQWWPDKDGVKFVSIGAMFSELVAVSSKGELYQWKWSEPEPYRNAQNPSIHHPRVSFLGLANEKITLLSANSIRATVATETNKVATWVDDTLSTVASKLEHSAQAFPELQGERMVSLHCCALYTCAQLENSLYWWGVVPFSQRKKMLEKARAKNKKPKSSAGISSIPNITVGTQVCLRNNPLYHAGAVAFSVSAGIPKVGVLLESVWNMNDSCRFQLRSPESLKNMEKTTKTQEIKTESKPELVKTEMGPPPSPASTCSDTSSIASSASLPYKRRRSTPAPKEEEKVNEEQWPLREVVFVEDVKNVPVGKVLKVDGAYVAVKFPGTSSSMSNQSTAAPTDSDPSSLLQDCRLLRIDELQVVKTGGTPKVPDCFQRTPKKLCIPEKAEILAVNVDSKGVHAVLKTGNWVRYCIFDLATGKAEQENNFPTSNLAFLGQSERNVAIFTAGQESPIILRDGNGTIYPMAKDCMGGIRDPDWLDLPPINSLGMGVHSLANLPSNSTIKKKAAIIIMAVEKQTLMQHVLRCDYEACRQYLVNLEQAFLLDQGSQALGALLDHRCDGNRNILHAAVSVCFPVSNKETKEEEEAERSERNTFAERLSAVEAIANAISVVSSNSSGNRTGSSSSRGLRLREMMRRSLRAAGLGRHESGPSSSDHQDPVSPPIAPPSWVPDPPPMDPDGDIDFILAPAVGSLTTASTGTSQGPSTSTIPGPSTESSVVESKDRKANAHLILKLMCDSVVLRPHLRELLSAKDARGMTPFMLAVSGRAYPAAITVLEAAQKMAKVGDPGIAEKEDADSVFMEMICPSGTNPDDSPLYVLCCNDTCSFTWTGAEHINQDIFECRTCGLLESLCCCTECARVCHKGHDCKLKRTSPTAYCDCWEKCKCKTLIAGQKAARLDLLYRLLTTTNLVTTPNSRGEHILLFLVQTVARQSVEHCQYRPPRIREDRNRKAANAEDSDMPDHDLEPPRFAQLALERVLQDWNALKSMIMFGSQENKDPLSASSRIAHLLPEEQVYLNQQSGTIRLDCFTHCLIVKCAPDITFIDTLLGTLVKELQNKYTPGRREEAVNVTRRFLRSVARVFVILSVEMASSKKKNNFIPQPIGKCRRVFQALLPYAVEELCNVAESLIVPVRMGIARPTAPFTLASTSIDAVQGSEELFSVEPLPPRPSPDQSSSSSQTAASYIIRNPQPRRSSQSQPARGRDEEQDDIVSADVEEVEVVEGVAGEEDHHDDQEEQGEENAEAEGQHDEHDEDGSDMELDLLAAAETESDSESNHSNQDNASGRRSVVTAATAGSEAGASSVPAFFSEDDSQSNDSSDSDSSSSQSDDVDQETFLLDEPLERTTSASHANSAAQAPRSMQWAVRNTPSQRATGSAPTSSSTPAASSTGLIYIDPTNLRRSSAISSSAAAAAAALEASNSSSYLTSASSLARAYSIVIRQISDLMSLIPKYNHLVYSQYPAAVKLTYQDAVNLQNYVEEKLIPTWNWMVSIMDSTEAQLRYGSALSSAGDPGHPSHPLHASQHSARRERMTAREEASLRTLEGRRRAATLLTARQGMMSARGDFLNYALSLMRSHNDEHSDVLPVLDVCSLKHVAYVFQALIYWIKAMNQQTTLDTPQMDRKRNREILELGLDNEDSEHENDEDTNQSSTLQDKDEDPVPAETGQNHPFFRRSDSMTFLGCIPPNPFDVPLAEAIPLADQPHLLQPNARKEDLFGRPSQGLYSSSYMATKGLAEASMDRNCLEVNMGSSLPSPSQILPTKMSYSANLKNVMSMETGQRSTGNQSLAEQELEASKPGPSPHDLAAQLKSSLLAEIGLTESDGPPLPSFRPHCSFMGMMISHDMLLGRWRLSLELFGRVFMEDVGAEPGSILTELGGFEVKESKFRREMEKLRNLQSRDLALEVDRDRDQLIQQTMRQLNTHFGRRCTTTPMAVHRVKVTFKDEPGEGSGVARSFYTAIALALLSNDKLPNLDCVQSVSKGMQASSTCHHDYNSNLMQRLRNRDRERERRSGGLRAGSRRDRDRDSRRQLSIDTRPFRPSSEGNPSDEPDPLPAHRQALGERLYPRVHAMQPAFASKITGMLLELSPAQLLLLLASEDSLRARVEEAMELLIAHGRENGADSILDLGLLEAPEKAQQQENRKRHGSTRSVVDMELDDPDDGDDNAPLFYQPGKRGFYSPRPGKNTEARLNCFRNIGRILGLCLLQNELCPITLNRHVIKVLLGRKVNWHDFAFFDPVMYESLRQLIRHSQAGEADAVFAAMDLAFAIDLCKEEGAGQVELLSGGVNMPVTPLNVYEYVRKYAEHRMLVVAEQPLHAMRKGLLDVLPKNALEDLTAEDFRLLVNGCGEVNVQMLISFTSFNDESGENAEKLLQFKRWFWSIVEKMSMTERQDLVYFWTSSPSLPASEEGFQPMPSITIRPPDDQHLPTANTCISRLYVPLYSSKQILKQKLLLAIKTKNFGFV; the protein is encoded by the exons ATGACATCTATACACTTCGTGGTTCACCCGCTGCCCGGGACCGAGGATCAGCTCAATGACAG gCTCCGTGAAGTTTCAGAGAAACTCAACAAATACAGCTACAACAG TCATCCACATcttagtctgctggagcaggccaccttaaaacagtgtgttgtcGGTCCAAACCATGCTGGATTTCTCCTTGAG GATGGGCGCGTGTGTCGAATCAGCTTTGCTGTCCAGCCTGATCGCCTGGAGCTCAGCAAACCGGATGGCAGCGATGG TTCAAAGTTGAGCAGTGGTTCAGGGACAGGAAGGAGCTCCAGGCCAGGCAGGACTAGTGATCCGCCCTGGTTCCTGTCTGGCTCTGACACACTTGGCAGACTGGCAGGCAACACCCTTGG GAGTCGCTGGAGCTCTGGCGTTAACGGAGGcagtggaggaggtgggagtggaggaggagcagggggaggtggagcaggaggtggcagcagtggaggaggtggaagtgGAGGTGGAGGCGGTGGTGGAGGCACGTCAGGCAGGTCATCAACAGCAGCTCGTGATTCCCGTCGACAGACCAGGGTGATCCGTACAGGAAGGGACCGTGGCTCAGGACTTCTAGGTAGCCAGCCTCAGCCTGTCATACCAGCTTCTGTCATCCCCGAAGAGCTCATTACTCAG GCCCAAGTAGTTCTTCAGGGGAAGTCCAGGAGTGTGATCATTAGGGAACTCCAGAGGACCAACCTGGATGTCAACCTCGCCGTCAACAACCTGCTGAGCcgtgatgatgaagatggagaTGATGGAGACGACACGGCCAGCGAGTCCTACCTCCCAGGAG AGGACCTGATGTCCCTGTTGGATGCAGACATTCACTCAGCTCATCCCAGTGTGATTATTGATGCTGATGCCATGTTCTCTGAGGACATCAGCTACTTTGGCTACCCCTCTTTTAGACGTTCATCACTGTCACGCCTGGGATCCTCCAGAG TTCTCCTTCTTCCCTTAGAGCGCGACTCAGAGCTGTTGCGTGAGCGTGAGTCTGTATTGAGGTTACGTGAGCGCCGGTGGCTGGATGGGGCCTCGTTCGACACAGAGCGAGGCTCCACCAGCCGTGAAGGCGAGCCCAGCTTGGACAAGAAGAGCATCCCGGTCCAGAGCCCTGTCTCCTTGGGAGAGGAGCTCCAGTGGTGGCCTGACAAG GATGGTGTGAAGTTTGTGAGCATCGGAGCAATGTTCTCAGAGCTGGTGGCAGTCAGCTCCAAAGGAGAGCTTTATCAGTGGAAGTGGAGTGAACCTGAGCCCTACAGGAATGCCCAG AATCCTTCCATTCATCACCCACGTGTGTCCTTCCTGGGCCTGGCCAATGAGAAGATCACCTTATTGTCTGCCAATAGCATCAGAGCCACTGTAGCTACAGAGACCAACAAG GTGGCCACCTGGGTGGATGACACACTGAGCACAGTAGCCTCTAAGCTGGAGCACAGTGCTCAGGCTTTCCCTGAGCTGCAGGGGGAACGTATGGTGTCACTGCACTGCTGTGCTCTCTACACATGTGCACAGCTTGAGAATAGCCTCTACTGGTG GGGTGTTGTGCCTTTTAGTCAACGGAAGAAGATGCTTGAAAAGGCCAGAGCCAAGAACAAAAAGCCAAAGTCCAGCGCTGGCATCTCCTCGATACCCAACATCACCGTGGGAACACAG GTGTGCTTGAGGAATAACCCCCTCTACCATGCTGGTGCAGTGGCCTTTTCTGTCAGTGCTGGGATTCCCAAAGTGGGCGTCCTGTTGGAGTCCGTCTGGAACATGAACGACAGTTGCAGGTTCCAGCTACGCTCGCCAGAGAGCCTCAAGAACATGGAGAAGACCACTAAGACCCAGGAAATCAA GACGGAAAGCAAGCCGGAGCTGGTTAAGACTGAGATGggtcctcctccatccccagcATCTACCTGCAGTGATACCTCTTCCATTGCTAGCAGTGCCTCACTGCCCTACA AGCGAAGGCGTTCTACTCCAGCTcccaaagaagaagagaaggtgAATGAGGAACAGTGGCCCCTCAGGGAGGTGGTGTTTGTGGAGGATGTCAAAAATGTCCCCGTGGGAAAG GTGCTTAAAGTGGATGGTGCGTATGTTGCTGTGAAGTTTCCAGGGACATCAAGCAGCATGAGCAACCAGAGCACTGCTGCTCCCACTGATTCAGACCCATCATCACTGTTACAGGACTGTAGGCTCCTCAGAATAGATGAGTTGCAG GTGGTCAAAACTGGTGGGACTCCTAAAGTTCCTGATTGTTTTCAGCGCACACCTAAAAAGCTCTGTATCCCAGAAAAGGCAGAGATTCTGGCAGTAAATGTTGACTCCAAAG gAGTCCATGCAGTTCTGAAAACTGGTAACTGGGTAAGGTACTGTATCTTTGACCTGGCCACAGGCAAAGCTGAACAGGAGAATAACTTCCCCACTAGCAACCTGGCCTTCCTGGGGCAGAGTGAGCGCAATGTTGCCATCTTCACTGCAGGACAG GAATCTCCCATCATCCTCCGAGATGGAAATGGCACAATCTACCCTATGGCCAAGGACTGCATGGGTGGAATACGAGATCCTGATTGGTTGGACCTGCCACCTATTAACAGCCTGGGAATGGGGGTGCACTCTCTGGCCAATCTCCCATCTAACTccacaattaaaaagaaagctGCTATTATTATCATGGCTGTTGAG AAACAGACGCTGATGCAGCATGTCCTGCGTTGTGACTATGAGGCGTGTCGGCAGTACCTGGTGAACCTTGAGCAGGCTTTCCTCTTGGATCAGGGCAGTCAGGCCCTTGGAGCGCTTCTTGATCATCGCTGTGATGGAAATCGCAACATCCTCCATGctgctgtctctgtctgctTCCCTGTCAGTAACAAGGAGACCAAAGAGGAGGAAG AAGCTGAAAGGTCTGAGAGGAATACATTTGCAGAACGTCTGTCTGCTGTGGAGGCAATTGCCAATGCCATCTCTGTGGTTTCAAGCAACAGTTCTGGGAACAGGACTGGCTCCTCCAGTAGCAGAGG GCTTCGTCTGAGGGAGATGATGCGGAGATCTCTAAGAGCAGCAGGCCTCGGCCGTCATGAGTCTGGCCCTTCATCCAGTGACCACCAGGACCCTGTGTCACCACCCATTGCCCCACCGAGTTGGGTCCCTGACCCCCCACCAATGGACCCTG ATGGTGACATAGACTTCATTCTAGCACCAGCTGTGGGTTCACTCACCACTGCCTCCACTGGGACCAGCCAGGGACCGAGCACTTCTACTATACCAG GGCCATCCACTGAGTCATCTGTGGTCGAATCTAAAGACAGGAAGGCCAACGCCCACCTCATCCTAAAGCTGATGTGTGACAGTGTTGTTCTGAGGCCACACCTACGGGAGCTGCTCTCTGCCAA GGATGCCCGTGGAATGACCCCATTCATGCTGGCAGTCAGTGGGCGAGCCTACCCGGCAGCTATCACTGTGCTGGAGGCTGCTCAGAAAATGGCAAAGG TTGGTGACCCTGGCATTGCCGAGAAGGAGGATGCAGATTCTGTGTTCATGGAAATGATTTGCCCCTCGGGGACCAACCCAGACGATTCACCCCTCTATGTCCTCTGCTGCAATGACACCTGCAGTTTCACTTGGACTGGAGCTGAGCACATTAACCAG GATATCTTTGAGTGTCGTACCTGTGGTCTGCTCgagtccctctgctgctgcactgaaTGTGCAAGAGTGTGTCACAAAGGACATGACTGCAA GCTGAAGAGGACATCCCCCACAGCATACTGTGACTGTTGGGAGAAATGCAAGTGTAAAACGCTGATTGCCGGCCAGAAGGCTGCTCGCCTGGATCTGCTGTACAGGTTACTCACAACCACTAACCTGGTCACGACACCAAACAGCAG GGGAGAGCATATATTACTGTTTCTGGTGCAGACTGTTGCAAGGCAGAGTGTTGAGCACTGCCAGTACAGACCACCACGTATTAGAGAAGACAGGAACCGCAAGGCTGCTAATGCAGAAG ACTCGGATATGCCAGACCATGACCTAGAACCTCCCCGCTTTGCTCAGCTGGCTCTGGAGAGGGTCCTGCAGGACTGGAATGCCCTCAAGTCTATGATCATGTTTGGTTCTCAAGAGAATAAAGATCC ACTTAGTGCCAGCAGCAGAATTGCCCACCTCCTGCCTGAAGAGCAGGTCTACTTGAATCAGCAGAGTGGCACCATTCGCCTTGACTGTTTCACCCACTGCCTCATTGTCAAGTGTGCTCCTGACATCACT TTCATAGACACCTTACTGGGTACTCTAGTAAAGGAGCTGCAGAACAAATACACTCCCGGCCGGAGAGAGGAGGCAGTCAATGTCACCAGAAGGTTCCTACGCTCTGTAGCCCGGGTGTTCGTGATCCTCAGTGTGGAGATGGCCTCATCCAAGAAGAAAAA CAACTTCATCCCCCAGCCCATTGGGAAATGTCGGAGAGTTTTCCAAGCTCTGCTACCGTATGCTGTGGAGGAGCTGTGTAATGTTGCAGAGTCACTGATTGTTCCGGTGCGAATGGGCATAGCAAGACCTACAGCTCCATTCACGTTGGCCAGCACCAGTATTGATGCTGTTCAGGGCAGTGAAGAGCTCTTCTCTGTTGAGCCTCTGCCTCCGAGACCCTCACCAGATCAGTCCAGCAG TTCCAGCCAAACAGCTGCctcttatatcatcaggaaCCCCCAGCCACGGCGCAGCAGCCAGTCTCAGCCTGCCAGAGGAAGAGACGAGGAGCAGGATGACATCGTATCAGCAGATGTGGAAGAG gttgAAGTTGTAGAGGGAGTAGCAGGTGAAGAAGACCATCATGACGACCAAGAGGAACAGGGAGAGGAAAATGCAGAGGCAGAAGGGCAGCATGATGAGCACGATGAGGATG GAAGTGACATGGAGCTGGACCTGCTggctgcagctgaaacagagaGCGACAGTGAAAGTAACCACAGCAATCAGGATAATGCTAGTGGCCGCAGGAGCGTCGTCACAGCAGCCACCGCTGGCTCTGAAGCAG gTGCCAGCAGTGTCCCTGCCTTCTTTTCAGAGGACGACTCCCAGTCTAATGACTCCAGTgactcagacagcagcagcagtcagagcGACGATGTTGACCAGGAGACGTTCCTTTTAGACGAGCCCCTTGAAAGGACGACCAGCGCCTCCCATGCCAACAGTGCAGCCCAGGCTCCTCGCTCCATGCAGTGGGCTGTTAGAAACACCCCCAGCCAGAGGGCCACAGGAAGTGCTCCCACCAGCTCCTCAACACCAGCTG CAAGCTCCACAGGCCTGATATATATTGACCCTACAAACCTACGTCGCTCCAGCGCTATCAGCTctagtgctgctgctgcggcaGCAGCTCTGGAGGCCAGCAACTCCAGCAGCTATCTGACATCTGCCAGCAGCCTAGCCAGGGCCTACAGCATTGTCATCAGACAGATCTCAGACCTCATGAGTCTGATTCCCAAGTACAACCATCTAGTCTACTCACAGTACCCTGCTGCTGTTAAGCTCACTTACCAGGATGCAGTCAACTTGCAG AACTATGTCGAAGAAAAGCTGATTCCCACATGGAACTGGATGGTGTCCATCATGGATTCTACAGAGGCTCAGTTGCGGTATGGCTCAGCCCTGTCATCTGCTGGAGACCCGGGCCACCCCAGTCACCCACTTCACGCCTCTCAGCACTCTGCTCGGAGGGAGCGCATGACTGCACGTGAGGAGGCCAGCCTCCGCACTCTGGAAGGacgcag gaGAGCAGCTACCCTGCTGACAGCTCGTCAGGGCATGATGTCGGCACGGGGCGACTTCCTGAACTACGCCTTATCACTGATGCGCTCCCACAATGATGAGCACTCTGATGTGCTTCCTGTGCTCGACGTGTGCTCACTGAAACATGTAGCATATGTTTTCCAGGCTCTTATCTACTGGATTAAGGCCATGAACCAACAGACCACTTTGGATACCCCACAGATGGACAGAAAGAG GAATCGCGAGATTTTGGAACTTGGTTTGGACAATGAGGATTCTGAACATGAGAACGATGAGGACACCAATCAGA GTTCAACTCTGCAGGACAAGGATGAGGACCCGGTTCCAGCTGAAACGGGTCAGAACCACCCTTTCTTCCGGCGCTCTGACTCCATGACCTTCCTGGGCTGCATCCCACCTAACCCCTTCGATGTCCCCCTGGCTGAGGCCATTCCACTGGCAGACCAGCCCCACCTCCTGCAG CCCAATGCCAGGAAGGAGGATCTGTTTGGTCGTCCCTCTCAGGGTTtgtactcctcctcctacaTGGCAACCAAAGGCCTGGCTGAGGCAAGCATGGACAGGAACTGCCTGGAGGTAAACATGGGCTCCTCTCTACCCTCCCCCTCTCAG ATCCTGCCCACTAAGATGTCTTACTCAGCCAACCTTAAGAATGTGATGAGTATGGAAACTGGCCAGAGGAGCACTGGGAACCAGTCACTTGCGGAACAGGAGCTGGAGGCTTCAAAACCGGGTCCTTCACCCCATGACCTCGCTGCCCAGCTGAAGAGCAGCCTTCTTGCAGAGATTGGCCTCACTGAGAGCGATGGACCTCCTCTGCCATCATTCAG ACCTCACTGTAGTTTCATGGGGATGATGATTTCACATGACATGCTACTAGGTCGCTGGCGTCTGTCACTGGAGCTCTTTGGTCGTGTCTTCATGGAGGATGTTGGAGCTGAACCTGGATCG ATCCTCACAGAGTTGGGTGGTTTTGAAGTAAAGGAATCCAAGTTCCGTCGGGAGATGGAGAAGCTGAGGAATCTGCAGTCCCGTGACCTGGCCCTGGAGGTGGATCGGGACCGAGACCAGCTAATACAGCAGACCATGCGTCAGCTAAACACGCACTTTGGCAGGCGTTGCACAACCACACCCATGGCCGTGCATCGGGTGAAGGTTACCTTTAAAGATGAGCCGGGCGAAGGCAGCGGCGTGGCCCGCAGCTTCTACACAGCCATCGCCCTGGCCCTCCTCTCCAACGATAAGCTGCCCAACCTTGACTGTGTTCAGAGTGTCAGCAAGGGCATGCAGGCCAGCAGTACGTGTCATCACGATTACAATTCAA ATCTAATGCAGCGCTTGAGAAACAGAGAtcgggaaagagagagaagaagtggAGGGCTTCGAGCAGGATCTCGGAGAGATCGAGACAG AGACTCGAGGAGGCAGCTGTCCATAGATACCAGGCCTTTCAGGCCTTCATCAGAGGGAAACCCCAGTGATGAGCCCGACCCCCTGCCTGCACACAGACAAGCCCTGGGTGAAAGGCTCTACCCACGTGTTCACGCAATGCAACCG gCGTTTGCCAGTAAAATCACAGGCATGTTGCTGGAGCTGTCCCCTGCCcaactgctgctgttgctggcTAGTGAGGATTCTCTCCGGGCCAGGGTAGAGGAGGCCATGGAGCTTCTCATCGCACATGGAAG GGAAAATGGTGCTGACAGCATATTGGACTTGGGTCTCCTGGAGGCTCCAGAGAAAGCACAA CAGCAGGAGAACCGTAAGCGTCATGGCTCAACACGCAGTGTGGTTGACATGGAGCTGGACGACCCAGATGACGGTGACGACAACGCTCCTCTCTTCTACCAGCCTGGGAAACGAGGCTTCTACTCTCCTCGACCTGGCAAGAATACAGAGGCCAGACTGAACTGCTTCCGTAACATTGGCAG GATATTGGGGTTATGTCTGCTTCAGAATGAACTCTGTCCAATCACATTGAACAGACATGTCATCAAAGTGCTGCTTGGAAGGAAG GTGAACTGGCATGATTTTGCCTTCTTTGACCCGGTCATGTATGAGAGCCTGCGGCAGCTGATCCGCCATTCTCAGGCTGGTGAAGCAGATGCAGTATTTGCTGCGATGGACCTGGCCTTCGCCATTGACCTCTGTAAAGAGGAGGGAGCTGGACAG GTGGAGCTTCTGTCTGGTGGAGTCAACATGCCAGTAACTCCCCTCAACGTGTATGAGTATGTGAGGAAGTACGCAGAGCACAGAATGCTGGTGGTGGCTGAGCAGCCTCTTCAT GCAATGAGGAAGGGTTTGCTAGATGTACTCCCTAAGAACGCCCTGGAGGACTTGACGGCTGAGGACTTCAGGCTGCTGGTCAACGGCTGTGGAGAAGTCAACGTCCAGATGCTCATTAGCTTCACTTCTTTCAATGATGAATCTG GGGAAAATGCAGAAAAGCTACTGCAGTTTAAACGCTGGTTTTGGTCCATAGTGGAGAAGATGAGCATGACTGAGAGGCAAGATCTG GTGTACTTCTGGACCTCCAGCCCTTCTCTGCCTGCCAGCGAGGAGGGCTTCCAGCCGATGCCCTCCATCACCATCCGGCCTCCAGATGACCAGCACCTCCCCACAGCCAATACCTGCATCTCACGTCTCTACGTGCCACTCTATTCTTCAAAACAGATACTCAAACAGAAACTCCTGCTAGCCATTAAGACCAAGAATTTTGGTTTTGTGTAG